The Bryobacteraceae bacterium genome includes a window with the following:
- a CDS encoding Rrf2 family transcriptional regulator, producing MKLSAQEEYGLRCLLYMARHGEDRSHSIPEISRAEGLSVPNVAKLMRILRLGGLVQSVRGQAGGYTLAKPSAEITVAEVMSLLGGSFFNSHFCDRHAGLERNCTHTQDCSLRILWGTVQKSLDAILARTTLRDLLRSEQEIAVLLKERAAAAMMEAAETAPPSRAC from the coding sequence ATGAAGTTGAGCGCTCAGGAAGAGTATGGGCTGAGGTGCCTGTTGTACATGGCGCGGCACGGAGAGGACCGCAGCCACAGCATTCCGGAAATCAGCCGCGCGGAGGGGCTCTCGGTTCCCAACGTGGCCAAGCTCATGCGCATTCTGCGGCTCGGAGGACTGGTGCAGAGCGTCCGGGGGCAGGCGGGCGGGTACACGCTGGCCAAGCCGTCGGCCGAGATCACGGTTGCGGAAGTGATGTCGCTGCTGGGCGGCAGTTTCTTCAACTCCCACTTCTGCGACCGGCATGCGGGGCTGGAGAGGAACTGCACGCACACGCAGGACTGCTCGCTGCGCATCCTGTGGGGGACGGTGCAGAAGAGCCTGGACGCGATCCTGGCGCGGACGACGCTGCGCGACCTGCTGCGCAGCGAGCAGGAGATCGCCGTGCTGCTGAAGGAGCGCGCCGCCGCAGCGATGATGGAAGCCGCCGAGACAGCGCCCCCTTCCCGCGCCTGCTGA